Proteins encoded within one genomic window of Humulus lupulus chromosome 1, drHumLupu1.1, whole genome shotgun sequence:
- the LOC133805623 gene encoding chaperone protein dnaJ A6, chloroplastic-like has translation MAIVPSGSTCAAQWGIRPQPMLKHGTNKMTSQCCVRSKICNFGAPASSLFSQDSLHALSSSVSSQTLHRRRGARFIVRADADFYYILGVSKNASKSEIKSAYRKLARSYHPDVNKEPGAEQKFKDISNAYEVLSDDEKRSLYDRYGEAGLKGAGMGTGDFSNPFDLFESLFEGMGGMGGMGGMGGRSRSRAADGQDEYYNLVLNFKEAVFGVEKEIEISRLESCGTCNGSGAKPGTTPSRCSTCGGQGQVVSSARTPLGVFQQVMTCSTCGGTGEMSTPCNTCSGDGRVRRTKRISLKVPAGVDSGSRLRVRNEGNAGRRGGSPGDLFVIIEVIPDPILKRDDTNILYTCKVSYIDAILGTTIKVPTVDGMVDLKIPAGTQPNTTLVMAKKGVPLLNKNNMRGDQLVRVQVEIPKRLSSDEKKLIEELADLSKGKAASRR, from the exons ATGGCAATTGTACCTTCTGGAAGTACTTGTGCTGCTCAATGGGGCATTCGTCCTCAGCCTATGCTGAAGCATGGGACAAACAAGATGACATCCCAATGTTG TGTTAGAAGCAAAATATGCAATTTTGGGGCACCAGCATCAAGCTTATTTTCTCAGGATTCCTTGCATGCCCTGTCATCTTCAGTGTCATCTCAAACTTTACATCGCCGTAGAGGAGCAAGGTTTATAGTTAGAGCAGATGCT GATTTCTATTATATCCTTGGGGTGTCAAAAAACGCCAGCAAATCTGAAATTAAAAGCG CTTATAGGAAGCTTGCAAGGAGTTATCATCCAGATGTAAACAA AGAACCAGGGGCAGAACAGAAGTTTAAGGACATTAGTAATGCGTATGag GTTCTGTCTGATGATGAAAAGAGATCCTTATATGACAGATATGGAGAGGCTGGACTTAAAGGTGCTGGTATGGGCACCGGG GATTTCAGCAATCCTTTTGATCTATTTGAGTCGCTATTTGAAGGGATGGGTGGTATGGGTGGTATGGGTGGTATGGGGGGAAGATCCAGGAGTAGAGCAGCTGATGGCCAGGACGAATATTACAATCTTGTCTTGAACTTTAAGGAAGCAGTTTTTGGGGTTGAGAAAGAGATTGAGATAAGTCGTCTAGAGAGCTGTGGAACTTGTAATGGTTCTGGTGCGAAACCAGGTACCACTCCTTCCAGATGTAGCACCTGTGGTGGGCAAGGTCAGGTTGTCTCATCAGCAAGGACACCATTAGGTGTCTTCCAGCAAGTTATGACATGTTCTACTTGTGGTGGAACTGGGGAAATGTCCACCCCTTGCAACACATGTTCTGGGGATGGTCGAGTTAGGCGAACAAAGCGGATTAGTCTGAAAGTTCCAGCTGGTGTGGATTCTGGAAGCCGATTGAGAGTTCGAAATGAAGGAAATGCTGGGAGACGAGGTGGATCTCCCGGCGACTTATTTGTTATTATTGAAGTTATCCCAGACCCTATCCTTAAACGTGATGACACCAACATTTTATACACCTGCAAGGTGTCTTACATTGATGCAATTTTGGGGACTACAATTAAGGTTCCAACAGTTGATGGCATGGTTGATTTGAAGATCCCAGCTGGTACCCAACCAAACACGACCCTTGTGATGGCAAAGAAAGGTGTTCCTCTTCTAAATAAAAACAACATGAGAGGTGATCAGCTGGTTCGAGTGCAGGTCGAAATACCAAAAAGATTAAGCAGTGATGAGAAGAAGCTAATCGAGGAACTTGCGGACCTAAGCAAGGGTAAGGCTGCAAGCAGAAGATAG